The genomic region GAAAAGGTGTCGATCATATTTCAACCTCGTCTTTATATTCCAGTAGAGTTAGAAATTATCTCCAACAATTAGAGAACCATTTTTTCGAATATCAGAAAAATTATAAAGCATTACCTTAAGTGGAAGATTCAACATTTTATTGCAAAGATTATTTAGTAAGTGGGGAAATGTATCGATTGGAAAGATGGAAACATTACGATATTTTAAAAACTGAACCTGTTCCAGAAAATCTTTCAGCATATTATAAAAGCGAAAGCTATATTTCGCATACCGATGCTTCAAAATCTTTTACTGAAAAATTATATAATATTGTAAAAACCTATATGCTTCAGAAAAAAGTTGGATGGATCTTAAAGGAAAAATCTGCCGGAAAACTTTTGGATATTGGAGCAGGTACCGGAGATTTTTTAAAGGCAGCTTCACGTTATTTTAAAGTAGAAGGAGTAGAGCCTAGTAAAGTCGCAAGAGAAAAAGCACAAAAGAAACATCTTAGGCTGAAAAAGAAATTATCAGAAATTTCTGATAAATATAATATAATTACGATGTGGCATGTTTTGGAACATGTCCCTAATTTAGAACAGCAATTTAAAGAATTTCATAGATTATTAAATGATGACGGACTATTAGTCATCGCAGTTCCTAATTATAAAAGTAAGGATGCTGATATTTATAAGGAGTATTGGGCGGCTTATGATGTGCCCAGACATCTTTGGCATTTTTCTAAAAAAGGAATTCAGACATTGTTTTTTGAAAACGGTTTTCAGTTATTTCATTCTAAAGGATTAAAATTTGATTCTTTTTATGTGAGTATGCTTTCTGAAAATCATCGTGCTGATAAACAAAATTTATTTAAGGCCTTTAAAAACGGACTAAAATCAAATTTGTCTGCGGCTCGAAGTGGCGAATATAGTTCGATGGTCTATTTCTTTAAAAAAACCTCCAAATAATCGAAATTAGCCATTTTAAGAGCTTTTTATCTGTTGAATATAAAATGCCCTATTGAAAAACAGATTTGTGTTTACGGGGCTTTTAAATAGCTAAATATTAATAGTGATTATTAATAACTATTTTTGTATTAATAAGAAATATTTATAGTTGAAAGATCAGCCAAATTTTGCCATTTAAGACATCAGTTAATAGAATAGATATTCTTCATACTTAATTTTATAAAGCTTATACTTAAAATACTTTTTTTACATTTGCGGCCAATAAAACTAAAAATATGAAAAAATTAATCGCGATAGGAGCAGTAGCAATTTCATTAATTTCCTGCAACCAGGAAAAAACGGCTTATGTAGATACTACTAAGGTTATTCAGGACTATCAGGAAATGAAAGATGTGGAATCTAAGTTTGAAGCTCGTAGAGACTCACTAACTCAGCTTATCACCGGTCCTCAGCAACAATTTCAGCAAGAAGTTCAGGAATATCAGCAAGGCATGAATTCTATGTCGGCTTCACAAAGACAGGCTAAAGAACAAGAACTACAGCAAAAAGGGCAAAGATTACAACAACAACAACAAATGATTGGTCAGCAATTAAGAAATGATAGCGATACGGCTATAGACGAGGTTGTGGAGAAAGTAAAAGATTTTGTAGCAGAGTACGGAAAAGAAAATGGATACACTTATATCTTTGGAAGTAATGAATCTGCAAATATTATGTATGCCAAAGACGGCTTGGATATTACCGATGAAATTGTAAAGAAACTAAACGAGAGTTACAGTGGAAAGTCTGGTAGCAATGCTGCTGTTAAAAAAACTGAGGAAGATACTACTTCAGCAAAATAAAATATTCAATTTTATAATTTAAAGTCCGGTTTTTTAACCGGACTTTTTTATTTGGTTTGATGCTGAGAAATTACTGTGCCAAAGCGAAGAATCCCAGGATCACCAAAATAAAATAAATGGTAATTCCTGCCGAACTTTGGTAATCTTTAGCCACTCTTTGCCCAATTAAGAGCATCATTAGGCTTATGGCACAGGCTATAAGCGCAAATGGGCTAAAATTAATAGTGATGATCGTAAAAAAATAATTCAGAATCGCTAAAATCAGCATAATTACGGCTATCAGCTCTACAGCAACTAAAATTGGTAAAAGGAAAGCTATTTTTTTTGCTAAAAAGGTATTTTTAAAATGGGATTCCATAAAGGATTTTGTACCCGGATAATCACAAATTTTTTCGAAAAACGACATGAAAAATGTGATAAGTAAAAAGAAGAGTATAAATAATAAGGCAATATTCATATCTATATTTTCCATATTTTAAGCATCTTTAATATGTAAAAAACGGGTAAGCCTTATAGAAAGATCGGTTAGTACGATCTTTGCATTAGCATTTCTTTCGATGTGGTAAATGGCATCTTCAATAGCCTTTGTAATGGGTAAAATATTATTACCATGAACAAAAGGAGCAAATTTTTTAAGTTGGAATCCTTTAGTTTTAGGGGATAGGAAAACAAGAGGTTCAGCTTTGTAATTTAGCATTAATGCTTGTCTAAAAAAATCCAGACAATACAATAAAAAGCTTTTCTGTTTTTCACGTCCCATGGTGGCAATTTCTTCACTCCAGCTAATCAACTCGAGCACTGTGGCCTTATTCCCTTTAGCTTTAAAGGCAGTACGAACCCATTCGATAAACCATTGCTCATACTGGTCG from Zunongwangia profunda SM-A87 harbors:
- a CDS encoding class I SAM-dependent methyltransferase — encoded protein: MEDSTFYCKDYLVSGEMYRLERWKHYDILKTEPVPENLSAYYKSESYISHTDASKSFTEKLYNIVKTYMLQKKVGWILKEKSAGKLLDIGAGTGDFLKAASRYFKVEGVEPSKVAREKAQKKHLRLKKKLSEISDKYNIITMWHVLEHVPNLEQQFKEFHRLLNDDGLLVIAVPNYKSKDADIYKEYWAAYDVPRHLWHFSKKGIQTLFFENGFQLFHSKGLKFDSFYVSMLSENHRADKQNLFKAFKNGLKSNLSAARSGEYSSMVYFFKKTSK
- a CDS encoding OmpH family outer membrane protein; protein product: MKKLIAIGAVAISLISCNQEKTAYVDTTKVIQDYQEMKDVESKFEARRDSLTQLITGPQQQFQQEVQEYQQGMNSMSASQRQAKEQELQQKGQRLQQQQQMIGQQLRNDSDTAIDEVVEKVKDFVAEYGKENGYTYIFGSNESANIMYAKDGLDITDEIVKKLNESYSGKSGSNAAVKKTEEDTTSAK